CGATGCAGGTTGAGCAGAGTGTAAATAATTAATTGGTCAATCAGAAGCAAAGTGATGAAGATTGATCAGGGAGCGATCGATCAAACTTGGCTCAGACTGCAGCTTGGTCTGATTTTTTTGAGACAATGATTCATGTGTCGTACTGTAGGCGTTGGATAATGTGGACGTGTCCTGTTCTGCCCGCCACGAGTTCAGTATGTGTGGGCGTGTGCAGAGCGTGGCCTGTTCGGACTTGAAATTGGTTTCCAGTCAGTGCGGCGATACAGTAATCAGGCACACgctgtttacttcctgtcagCTCCACCTGGGGTTTTGGCCGCAGTAcaggtgtgtgaatgagtgtgtgtttgcattactTAAGATAGAACAAAGGCGATGTTGTCAACACAAAGCGAAGGCAGAGCCAGACATGGTGGACTTTGGGTCATAAGCTTTCTCTGCTCAGTGTTTGGATCTTTCTTCTTTAGTCTTCTGTGTTCAAAACTGTGtctttaaacagttttaatatGTCAACTTAAGCCTTTAGGAACATTTTTTTgaccaaatgattaataaaGTAATTAGCAAAGCAGTTGGCAGATGAGTTGATAAGGAAAATAATTAATAGTGGAAACCCTCGCCAAAATATTATAGATATTTTCCTGATAGATAGGATCCCACCTAACATTAAGAAACTGAAGTTCAATGCAGTGAACTGTGTTTCACAATTGTGCATTACCTGTAGAGGACAACGTTTTAGCAGctactttcattcattttttaaacacagtctGTTTGGAATCATTCATTTTGATGACaggattgtttgtttttacagaaacTCGAAGTGTGATATTGAATTATCATGTAGTctagtcagttttatttatgtagctgTGAATCACACATTCGCCTCAAAGGACTTTCCAATCTGAACAGCATACAAAGGAAAAAGGGTTTCATTTCCCCCTGgtttaaagtgattttttaaaaatagttatAATTCTGAATGTTGCCTGAACTCTCCATGTTTGCATTCTAGCCCATTTCCTATTTTCACGTCTGCTCTGTGACTGTTTTccatttattgtgtgtgtgtgtgtgtgactgtggtgtATCAGTGGAGCCCCGTGGGGAGGTGTGCCTGTCTGCTCACTCCTGTTCCCCACAGGAGGTTCCTCTCTCTGGTCACAGAGTCAcggatgaccccccccccccaggcgGGAGGCTCCACAGCCCAATTCACATGAACCAAATGTCTCATTTCACCTTCAactgtcctttttattttcataggtGAACTAAAACTTCTTTTCTATCTCTGTACGTGAGTTGAATACAGTTACCAAAACAAAGCCActcctgttattttttttctctctttaactgTTTGCCAATAGTCAAAGGTCccatttaaaatattgtttctctgagtgtttcgcctgaaatctgctatatttttattggatcactcagaaaacagtcagccaatcagaggagaagaggctcagggcctcctctcttctccagagagaagcctgagagaggagatgtaaaactacagtgagtttttagttcttaaaaccacaaatatatcttcttatggatcagcacctcaaaataaaacatgggtGAAGTGTAAAATAgggatttttttaatcaaataattgataaaagaagaagataaaagAATAATGCAGTGTAAAGACATGTCagaagttttcctttttaactgTAGACTTGACTATAGGGAGTTCCCCTGCTTGATTTGTTAAAATCAGTTTCATTGAAGTAAACTGTGGAGATAAGAGAAGTTTACTTTGGAGATAAGAGAAGTTACGAGTCCTGAAGTCGCAgcagcggagagagagagagagagagagaagtgcaACAGTGATGTAAGTTGGTGGAGCTGCGGCGCCATTTCTCTCAGATCATGTGAAGATAATGTGAAAATTATACAACACAGCACTTAATAACCTACAGAGAGCACAATGTAATCTTAATGATGCATAGCACTGTTAACGATCCAGTGTGAGattgtttcattcattattcatgcaccaaaaacaatcattttgttcctgtttttgtttgattgggTGCAGACAGGGTTTTAGTCATCGGCCTACTCGAACTGCTCCCCAGCTGTTTTCTCAGCAGGTTTAATGTATTTGGATCGCAGGTGCAGTGGTTTGTGTAACTGGTACCATGCTCTGTGGCATCTTGATGTATAAGACCCGGTGTGCGAGCTTTTTCTGGAGCCTTCAGGAAGTACAGTCATAAATTACCGGGGCTACTCATCTGTGTTATTCTCAAGTCTGCTGGAACAGAGCGGCCTTTGCAAACATAGCAGGGTTTGCAGGATTAAGCCTTTCAAGACTTGAGTACTGGATCTAAATTGTGCCTGAGTACATCTCCAGGTCTGTCCGAAGAGCTGCTGTGTATTCTGTGCAGCTAGGTGAGACGGCCAAGAAGGATGGGTAACGAGCGaaaggaaggaaacaggaaatcCTGAAATAATCAGCCATTCTTAGCCGAGCTAGCAACGTGGGTCTGGGGGTGTTTTTGACTGAGAGctgaaataaattgaaatatctcaacaacaatCAGATGGATTTCCATTATAATTGGTAGAAACGCTCATGGTCCTTGGAGGAataatcctaatgactttggtgaatccctgacttttcccttaagcgccaccagcaggttgaaATGTCTCAACTTCTCTTTGATGTATTGATGCAAATATTCATGgctcccagaggatgaatcttgaCTTGACATGATGattcatttgtgattttgagtaaaaatgtctgaaaagtGTTGGAACaacatcaggtcaaaatgttcACCAGCCCAATATGTTGCTGTATGACCAAATACATCcacagtatatactgtaattCCTATTTATCCCTGTAGTTATTGTTGTACTATCCCTTTATACTACATGTACTATAAACCTATAAAGTCATTATGGTGAAGTAGCTTCTTGTGATTGGCTTAAAAACCCGGTTTTGAACATCTTCTCTCCGCTAAATCTCTTGATCCCCCCCCAATCCCATTACTCCCTGCTCCcgacactcaaacacacaccagtatAATTCAGACAGAGTTAATCCAGCGTGCTGGTGCAGACAGATACTGGGTTAGAGCCGACTAATAGACGACTAATACAGTATAATCTGTAATATTAATTACATATaaatttacatgtttattaATTTGGTGAACTGTTTAATCgtttagtttgtttgttgtcgGAAAATACTAAGTCTAATGCGTCTAATTGTTTGTCTTatctaatttttatttaaacaaatttgAATTATTAGTAATAATTACTGAATAACTAAATCAACTAATCGTTTCCAAGTGTAACTGCTGCTTTAGACTGGGTTCTGTTGCAActaacattattatcattattttcattaacgaAAAAGAAAATAGTTATTTTCTAATGTCTTCACGTGTCGTTATGTCAGACCATCAGttcaaacccaaagatattcagttttattttcatgcacaagaaagaaaagcatcaaattctcACTTTTAAGAATCTGGAACCAGTAAATTCTGggtattttatttgattattaagatagttgccaattaattcaacaaattgattaatcgacAAGCTCTATTCCATGTAacctatttttatattttacagccCTTTAGATGACCACACATGATCTGCTGCAAGAGTATGACGTCTTATCATTAACATGTGTCGCTCAGGTGATCATCATAAACAGCCTTGCACCAGCTTCCTGTGAGACTGCTGACGGTGACAAATAACACTTATGTGCAGTGAGAGATCTTACATTTGTCTGTAAACAGCCTTCAGTTGATGGATTGGTCCCGTGGATCGTTTTGCGCCGTTCATCAGTCGGGGACAgcagctgattgtttttttgactgatCGTTACGTCTCACGTCTCCGTATTGGCGAAATTACACTGATTTGCCGGAGGAGGGGAGATTGCATCGCTCATGAGGGACGACGTGTTtacagtttctttgtttctgacATGTCTCTACCTCTGGCTCGTGTTAGTGGAAGATGTATTGATGGATAGGAATAAATAGCTCCTGAATCTGTGCTGCCAGCTACAAATGAAAAGGTTCTCCTGGGCGATTTCCTGCGTGTTTCTGCCAGGCCGTCGTCTCCCCGTGGCAAGGTCCCTACTCGCAGCTCCATCAATGAGACGCTCAGATGAGCTGGCTTAGTGGGAGTTGGAGTAGCACTTGCTGGCccactccttctctctctcacataaaCTACACACCACAGCCTTTCTATGCAGTCTCTAATCTTAGACTTTGAATATAGAAAgccaatgcacacacacacacacacacacacacacactatatttgcctcattttgttgattttacaGTAGTTCAGGCCTTAAAGTGATGATTACTTCACACGGTAGTTACTGGAGGTCATTTTCTAGGTCTGtccactgaaatatctcaacagctattggatgcATAAACATGAaatgtacagatattcatgatgcgtcagaggatgaatcctaataactTTGATTATCTCCTGTTCTTTCCTTTTTAGTGACTCCAcaagtgaaatatctcagcatctATTGGATGGATCACCATTAAATGTGGTCCAGACATTTGTGTCcacctcaggatgaattgtaatcacAACCTGACTttatctagcgccatcatcgGGTCTCATTAAGTTAATATGCACATGTACAATActtatatataactatatacCTGTAAAGCTGATGATGTTACCCTCAGCTTTAGTGttaaaaagctaatgctaatgctaatggaAATCAATACACCTgttaaacatcaacatgttagcactgtcatcgtgaacatgttagcatgctgacgttagcatttagctcaaagcacctcTTTGCcaagtacagcctcacaaagATACTAGCATGGCTTTAGACTGtatgaatattaattattaattgaatgattaatgattattaaaGTATTACAAAACAGAAGTTCCCACACCCACGTTTACATCTTCAGGTTGgtcaaaaaaatcaaagacaaTTTACTTGACTAACAAAAaccagagaaaagcaaaaaaattgTCACAtctgagaaactggaaccaaCAAGTATTTGACAAGTTGTGCGTGATAAATGACTTAATCTTTTTCCTGGTTTTGTGGGAGTAAGACGATCGATGTTCCCTgaaaggaacaaaacagaacGGGAAAGCAGTGGAGCGTGTGACGTTTGTAAGTAAAGATAGATTGTTTTGCTATGATTCAAAGCTTTCAGGCCTGATATGATCTCAGGAAGCTGCATGTGTTATGCAAACTCACCAACGAAGCCaccaggacttttactttttctttttaatttttgtgaccttttttaCTTGTAGTCTGTCGGCTGCAGAGAAAAATCAGATTCACAGGATTCGTGCAGCAGGTTTTATGGGTGATAGTCGTAGTTCCCTCCAATGAGAGCGACTGTAGCCGTGTTTCAAGAGAAGCACATTCTGCATTCACTTccattcatacatttttttatttttttcatttctcgGAGAGGAGTTGAATCGCCTTGTTCCAGACCTCAGTATAACCCATATGTATTTCCCTGTGGACAAATGCCCCAGTGTGTTGCTCATGTGTTTTGGCTGCGTGTGCACCCATCTGTATAATAATCTAAATGGCTTCAGCGCGGACCAGGGTCACAGGATGAGTAGTGACCAGATATctgcccccttttttttttaaaacagacatatggtcactctgtgtgttcacatgttaATAATTTCCCACGTTCACCCTCATGTCCGACACGCGTCCGGGCTGCTGAGTGCGAGGCGCGTTTACACGAGCGGATCCGCTGCGATCAGCTGCTTTGTGACCATGTGACAGGCAGCAGAGACTAAATGTTAAAGAGTGTGACTCAGACGTTGAGTGTTGAAATGAAAGGTTAGTTTAAGGTGATCACAGTGTGATCATGCGCTAATCACCGGGCTGCAGCTCATAATGACTTTACCAACCTTCATCATCTAATTACCTCCTTATTATGGTTCTGATTAACTTTCTACCACCCACCTAATGTTCTGGCAGAAGGGTGCTAGTGCTATGAAGATTTAATTTTATATGAGCATGAAGTAGGTGCATTGATTGACCAGAGacttgttttctgacatttagtTCAGAGAGGTGCACAAcagtaaatgagtaaattaaaattaaaggaattaaacatgtttttttcatatttacagatAATACAGTGTAACTAAACAGCTAAATGAagactttacaataagactacccttataaaggcTTTATAATGGCTTTATAATGGggttatttattatattattatggtgttttttaaaCAAGTTCTGTTGTAAATCTAAGGCGGAAGAGGATGCatgaaaaatctaaaaaatacagtgtttctGAAAGGATCAACTGCCTTATCCTTAAAGCTTTAAATTGTCCTCAAATCTCATCCCAGGCTACCAGAGGATAAAAACTGTGCCTATAGTCTGAGTCAAAAAACCCCCCtcaaactatttatttaatCCAGATTTAAGACGGATCAAACCAACAGTTAATACTCTGTAATATTGATTGAATCATTATTTACACCACAGGTTCGTTCTGGCTGCTTTTCTTGCCGTCTGGTCGGATCGATGGATGTGTGATGTTCTGAGGGTGTTCGCCATCTGTAATCAGGAAGAGTGAGAAATATCGTTTGTTTCAGAACAGTGTCTTTACATGAATGACTGTgttaatggggaaaaaaaaaaaaaaaaagcttgatgTAAGATTGTTGTTCAgtgccggggggggggggtgacagtTTCTGACTCTTGAGGTTCTGTCagaggctgcagctgaaaaGCCACAGGACACAATTAAAGTGTCATTTATTCTGCTTGTGTaagaaaaagacataaagaatgaagccaaattaaaaaaacaaaaacctaccTTCGGGATATgtcggctgtgtgtgtgtgtgtgtgtgtgtgtgttggagctaagtctgtctgtgtgtgtgctttgctGCCGTGGCAACTAGAGTTACCACATACTAATATTTTAGGTTGCCTTACATAATCGTCTGCTTTTGTCAATGCAGAGAGTGGATCTCCAGTACACGAGGCACCGGGGGGGCCGTTAGCTCGGAGCCCTGGGCTCATCGCTGCTCCACTAACTGACCACTGTGCAGTCGTAAGACAGATTTACTGTCTCATCAGCTGCTTTTAAGCCCACTCCCTACCTCCAGTCTCAACACAGGAATCCTCTCAAGACTCTTGTGATCCTctgtgcttttttcttttcttggcaGCCGAGGTAGATGGTGCGCTAAGACTTTAAAGGGAGGgatataaagaaaaacagtgaactTGGAAGATGGAAAGAAGCTTTTCTATAAGGGGGAAACCAAACACCTGGTCATTTGTATCAGTGACACAAGACTGTGCGGCGGGTTTCTGGTGCGTGGTCGAGCCTGAACGCCTCTACAGACTGCAGAGTCTGACGTCCGTGTGAAGTCTGTCTTTTGTCTGCAAAGTGCAGTCGGGTCCATAAGTATTTGGACGGTGACACAATGTTTGTAATTTTGCCTGTGTTCTCCAAAACAATGGATTTGAAACAAAGCCATCAAGATGTGATTGAGGTGTTGATTTCCAGCTTTAATTTAAGGGATTTCCATTTTggatttacagctgtttttataCGTAGTAAATGTAACTGGACAAACTAACTTTCCTTAAAAACATCACTCTTTCTTCTTGCCCGTGTGTCCGCAGGCGGAGCGCAGCGCCTGCGATGTCAACATCCTCAGCATCCCGGTGCCCATCCGTCGCGGCGGCTCGGAGTCCAACCTGGACGTGGTGGACAGCGTCGGGGATGACGGAGTGGGGCTGGATTTCACCAAGGGAGCACTGGGTATCGACAGTCTGCAGCAGAAGATCCTCAAGGTCGGAGGACACGTTACTCACCTCCTGCGCGGCGTCTCTGTAGATTTACTGTGATTGACTCGCAGAGCAGAGTGTACAAGTGACACATGTGTCCCGTCTAAACAAACATTGGTCATCCTTTGTCGAGCAGTTGAAGCGTAAAGCGTTTCTATATCCAACATAGTGAGCCAGAAAACTATTAGATTAATTATTCCACCATATCTTTGgttcattttatcatttctttagACATTGCAGAACATTTTCTTCGTGTGGAATTATTCCCTCCACAGGAACATGAGGCATCAGCACAGTTTAGTTTGATTACACACAGTAAATTTATTGGTTTATCTGTTATCTGTTATAAACTATCAAAAGTAACAGTAAACTGGAAAAACTGTCAgagcaataaaaacattcagtaaatagaaaataaaagtgaagcagagaaactaaTAAATTAGAGGCTAAATGTTGATTCTCTataacatcatcatcctctttaacatctcttcttcttctccttcgtTTCTCCCTTCAGGTGACGGAGCAGATTAAGGTGGAGCAGGCGGCTCGGGACCAGAATGTGGCGGAGTACCTGAAGCTGGTGAACAACGCCGACAAGCAGCAGGTGTCACGTATCCGCCAGGTGTTTGAGAAGAAGAACCAGAAGTCAGCGCAGACCATCGCCCGGCTGCAGAGGAAGCTGGAGCAGTACCACCGTCGCATGAAGGACAGCGAGACCAACGGCAAGCACAGCCACAAGGATGGCAGCAGCAAGGAGTCCGGGACTCACAGCAAGGAGGGCAGCCTGCGGGACGTCAGCGCCACCGGGCGACACCCGGCGCTGGATAAAGTGAAGACGATCGGGCCCGGCGTGTCGCTCTCGCCGCCGTTCTTTTTCAACAAGTCGCGGGAGTTCGCCAACCTCATCAGGAACAAGTTTGGCAGCGCCGACAACATCGCCCACCTCAAGAGCTCCATGGAGTCGGGGTCAGGGCTGCAGGTGGAGGGCGGGGCGAGGGGTCTGAGCGGCAGCGCCACCACAGTAGCCAAGCCCACCAAGTACCAGAGCGACGACGAGTGCTCCACCGGGACGTCCGCATCCGCTGACTCTAACGGGAACCCGGCGGGGGGTTCGGGGGCAGGGTCCGGGGGTCCTGGGAGGTCGGACTCCAACGGGCGTCTGGGGGAGGTGCTGGACATTGTGCGGGAGATCAGGGAGGCTCAGGGACAGCTGGCCGAGGACATGGAGACTATGAACGCACAGTTCAAACGAGACTACAGCTACTTCACACAGGTGCTGCAGGAGGAACGATACAGGTGAGCACGGCACCCGAACACGGGGGCGGTTCACTCATGTGGGAATCAAACAGTGTCATATTACAGAACAAATACATCCAGTCACAGTCTGTTGAAATACACTCCTACGCAGATTAGACGAAGAGGTGGAAGATCGAGCACGCACACGTTTCTgtagcatttttcttttcttaaatttCCCCGACAGTCCAGGTGAGTAACACCTTCCTCAGTATCTTAGTCTTTGACTAATCTCTAGTCTCAGCTGGTTAAAACTGTACTCCTGTGATTTTGAATTGCACTTCCTTATAAAAGCTGAGGGCACTCAGATCcaatcagttcgtccttgagtccaggtgaaagTTTTCCCTCCGAATGTTAgagatgttgtgtttacaaggccaaaactgtgtcttgtgaggtcaccacgcctttgacctttgacccccaaaatctaagCATTcaatccttgagtcctagtgaacgTTTGTGACAAattttgaagaagttctgtcaaggcgttactgagatatcgtgtccacgagaatgggacagacagacggacaacccaaaaacaatatggcctCCGTCTCTGACTGTCGCAgtgcggaggaataaaaaggtaCAAACTTTGACCTGGGTGAATAAATCCAAGGCTTGAATCCAACAGAACACCTTTAAAGTAGAAGGTAGAGCTACAAACCCCCTCcaacagacagcagctgaaaagaatCATCTGTGAGGAAGCAGAACATTTTGTACGAAACTGGAATCACATCAATCATGGAAAAATAAAGCCGGGCATCAAaatctgaacagaaacaaacaatgGCGTCTCAGTGATGACGATTGTTGTGACTTCACCGTGATATAGACCAGGGGTGTCCTCAGCTTTGTTGTGTATTGTATTCCTCTGCAGCTGCCTCActgtacaaaaacattaatCCAATAATCCCCCCACCCCGGGTGGTAAAATTCGTAACTGGGcaaattttgttttcaaatcagCTGTTGAACTTAAAAGAGCTTTTGACAGTTTTAGGGGGCCATTAttctgagctttttttttttacactataAATAGATAGCAGAGCTTCCACACAAATCCCCAGACTGTTGCTAAGTCAACCAAGGGcaaatgttttcagcagctCGGAGATGCAGTAGTAGATAAACTGCTGTACTGTTACTcacccacacatacactcaaTTATGCATTGTTTCTCGCTCTCTCCTTGGCACTCTGCCTCCACCTACTctacatgtttgtgtgcgtgtgtgtgtgtgtgtgtgtgtgtgtgtgtgtgcgtgcgtgcgtgcgtgcgtgcgtgcgtgcgtgcgtgcgtgcgtgcgtgcgtgcgtgcgtgcgtgcgtgcgtgcgtgcgtgcgtgcgtgcgtgcgtgcgtgcgtgcgtgcgtgcgtgtgtgtgtgcgtgtgtgcgtgtgtgtgtcttcaggtaTGAGCGGTTGGAGGACCAGTTAAATGACCTGACAGAGCTGCACCAGCATGAGACCAGTAATCTGAAGCAGGAGCTGGCCAGTATTGAGGAGAAGGTGGCTTATCAGGCCTATGAGAGGGCCAGGGACATACAGGTAACGTGTGTTttctacacatacacagacacacaggtcgGCTATAAGAAGCTGTTGTATAatgcacatgcagacacatgagCCCCACTGTggtgaaatgattagtcaaacAACAACTAGTCAGATAGATTGATAACAGATGattaaattaactttattaagCACAAATCGCAAACATTAACTTGCTTGTCTCAATTCGCGTACGTCCATATACACACTTGGTATTTTGAGTGCATAAGTGCGTATAAATTGAGTGTTAAACGTTGGACAATTTTGGATTAAAGAAGGAGGAAGATGGCGGAAGGTGTCGCACAACGCAGGAAAGTGAAACATTCATTTTAAGTCAAGTGAGGCGGGCGACGATCGCAGTCACGTGTTGTGATTGTCGTTTCCTGGTGATTTGAGAAACAGCAACTGTCTCCAGATTCGCCAGTGTGAAGTTGGGCTTCTGTTTTCTCTAATATGATTTATATTGCTTTTTATTGAACAAGATAAATAGATTAAAGTAGCAGGCAATAAACAAGTTTTTacataaaaagttcatttttccattttcactgaGAAAACCAGAACAATGATTCATATATTGACACAgtagagaaagaggaagaattaaaattattattatctcaCAACCACCTCGTCTTTAACCAAACCATCCATTTCTACAAGCAGTAATTTGTGAAGGTATTCGTCACGAGCTTAACCTTTCTCTGTCTTACATCATTGTCAATTAAATA
The sequence above is drawn from the Seriola aureovittata isolate HTS-2021-v1 ecotype China chromosome 22, ASM2101889v1, whole genome shotgun sequence genome and encodes:
- the tmcc3 gene encoding transmembrane and coiled-coil domain protein 3 isoform X2, which translates into the protein MFVILPVFSKTMDLKQSHQDVIEAERSACDVNILSIPVPIRRGGSESNLDVVDSVGDDGVGLDFTKGALGIDSLQQKILKVTEQIKVEQAARDQNVAEYLKLVNNADKQQVSRIRQVFEKKNQKSAQTIARLQRKLEQYHRRMKDSETNGKHSHKDGSSKESGTHSKEGSLRDVSATGRHPALDKVKTIGPGVSLSPPFFFNKSREFANLIRNKFGSADNIAHLKSSMESGSGLQVEGGARGLSGSATTVAKPTKYQSDDECSTGTSASADSNGNPAGGSGAGSGGPGRSDSNGRLGEVLDIVREIREAQGQLAEDMETMNAQFKRDYSYFTQVLQEERYRYERLEDQLNDLTELHQHETSNLKQELASIEEKVAYQAYERARDIQEVLESCQTRVSKLELQQQQQQTVQLENTDAKVLLGKCINIMLAIVTVILVCVSTAAKFTAPLLRSRFHLALTCVGVSLLALLWKNWEHLQCALERLLLPH
- the tmcc3 gene encoding transmembrane and coiled-coil domain protein 3 isoform X3; translated protein: MAERSACDVNILSIPVPIRRGGSESNLDVVDSVGDDGVGLDFTKGALGIDSLQQKILKVTEQIKVEQAARDQNVAEYLKLVNNADKQQVSRIRQVFEKKNQKSAQTIARLQRKLEQYHRRMKDSETNGKHSHKDGSSKESGTHSKEGSLRDVSATGRHPALDKVKTIGPGVSLSPPFFFNKSREFANLIRNKFGSADNIAHLKSSMESGSGLQVEGGARGLSGSATTVAKPTKYQSDDECSTGTSASADSNGNPAGGSGAGSGGPGRSDSNGRLGEVLDIVREIREAQGQLAEDMETMNAQFKRDYSYFTQVLQEERYRYERLEDQLNDLTELHQHETSNLKQELASIEEKVAYQAYERARDIQEVLESCQTRVSKLELQQQQQQTVQLENTDAKVLLGKCINIMLAIVTVILVCVSTAAKFTAPLLRSRFHLALTCVGVSLLALLWKNWEHLQCALERLLLPH
- the tmcc3 gene encoding transmembrane and coiled-coil domain protein 3 isoform X1; amino-acid sequence: MCCTGDVNGQRSTLHLRTTKTGRPSRSLEIMSGARCAAVEKSLPEAERSACDVNILSIPVPIRRGGSESNLDVVDSVGDDGVGLDFTKGALGIDSLQQKILKVTEQIKVEQAARDQNVAEYLKLVNNADKQQVSRIRQVFEKKNQKSAQTIARLQRKLEQYHRRMKDSETNGKHSHKDGSSKESGTHSKEGSLRDVSATGRHPALDKVKTIGPGVSLSPPFFFNKSREFANLIRNKFGSADNIAHLKSSMESGSGLQVEGGARGLSGSATTVAKPTKYQSDDECSTGTSASADSNGNPAGGSGAGSGGPGRSDSNGRLGEVLDIVREIREAQGQLAEDMETMNAQFKRDYSYFTQVLQEERYRYERLEDQLNDLTELHQHETSNLKQELASIEEKVAYQAYERARDIQEVLESCQTRVSKLELQQQQQQTVQLENTDAKVLLGKCINIMLAIVTVILVCVSTAAKFTAPLLRSRFHLALTCVGVSLLALLWKNWEHLQCALERLLLPH